A single window of Agromyces aureus DNA harbors:
- a CDS encoding winged helix DNA-binding domain-containing protein encodes MRQTSTMTTDAAADLDLLRLRSARLAAQGLTGGLSSPSAAVGRLVCVQAQDLAAAKWVLGVRVPGSFEATIDAAIDDRSVLRSWPMRGTLHFVDPGMLRPILRLTAARLMQRAAKNHGDEGIDDAVHASARAVAIRELEGGRSASRDELQAAWAAAGIPIAGQRGYHLIWRLAVEGVLCGGPVETRARQRFVLLDEWSPATSNEPVDADETLAKLVTGYLRGHGPATVRDFAWWTGLTLTQSRRAVEAAGVDVVAWSGDLLVAADAEPPTPLTEAATRHVLAPFDEFFLGYGDRSVSCSADDAARVVPGKNGLFLPILVADGEVVGTWRRSPERRGVTTVEVTRFERAPNLEEFGPAFARWAEFWSTGLGEVTTVGA; translated from the coding sequence ATGCGCCAGACTTCCACCATGACGACGGATGCCGCGGCCGACCTCGATCTCCTGCGCCTCAGGTCCGCGCGTCTCGCCGCGCAGGGCCTCACCGGCGGGCTGTCGTCGCCCAGCGCCGCGGTCGGGCGGCTCGTGTGCGTGCAGGCGCAAGATCTCGCCGCGGCGAAGTGGGTGCTCGGGGTCCGCGTGCCCGGCTCCTTCGAGGCGACGATCGACGCCGCGATCGACGACCGGTCGGTGCTGCGCTCGTGGCCGATGCGCGGCACGCTGCACTTCGTCGATCCCGGCATGCTTCGGCCGATCCTCCGCCTGACGGCGGCACGCCTCATGCAGCGCGCCGCCAAGAACCATGGCGACGAGGGCATCGACGACGCCGTGCACGCATCGGCGCGGGCGGTGGCGATCCGCGAGCTCGAGGGCGGCCGTTCCGCCTCGCGCGACGAGCTGCAGGCGGCGTGGGCGGCCGCGGGAATCCCGATCGCGGGCCAGCGCGGCTATCACCTGATCTGGCGGCTCGCCGTCGAGGGCGTGCTCTGCGGCGGCCCGGTCGAGACGCGGGCCAGGCAGCGGTTCGTGCTGCTCGACGAGTGGTCGCCCGCCACCTCGAACGAGCCCGTCGATGCCGACGAGACGCTGGCGAAGCTGGTCACGGGCTACCTGCGCGGCCACGGACCCGCGACGGTCCGCGATTTCGCGTGGTGGACCGGCCTCACGCTCACGCAGTCGCGTCGCGCGGTCGAGGCCGCAGGCGTCGACGTGGTCGCCTGGTCGGGCGACCTGCTCGTGGCGGCCGATGCCGAGCCGCCGACCCCCCTGACAGAGGCCGCGACCCGGCACGTGCTCGCCCCGTTCGACGAGTTCTTCCTCGGCTACGGTGACCGCTCGGTGTCGTGCTCCGCCGATGATGCGGCCCGCGTGGTTCCCGGCAAGAACGGCCTGTTCCTGCCGATCCTCGTGGCCGACGGCGAGGTCGTGGGCACCTGGCGCCGCTCCCCCGAGCGCCGCGGTGTCACGACGGTCGAGGTCACGCGGTTCGAGCGCGCTCCGAACCTCGAGGAGTTCGGGCCGGCGTTCGCCCGTTGGGCGGAGTTCTGGTCGACCGGCCTCGGCGAGGTCACGACGGTCGGCGCCTGA
- a CDS encoding SURF1 family protein, whose product MSGSLPGQAPFSSEWSFLRSRRWAGYLALVVVFAIVCCALGMWQFARRAEARAEISRIDANYDAQAIPVADALPDLEGFDVDQRWQVVALSGEYLADEEVVVRNRPGQGGSGFEVLTPLRLDDGSVFIVDRGWVAQGSDGRPGEFTAPPAGPVDVEARLKAGEGQINGRTSAGDEFATIDLDELAGRLHDPTYTGAYGLLIQSGADAAEPPIAATRPLRDEGPHLSYALQWFVFAIMGFIGLAWAANRERKSIAEASGVQPDRRRPVQRQVNRTQRRDSDADLEDGVLDRR is encoded by the coding sequence GTGAGCGGGTCGCTTCCGGGACAGGCGCCGTTCTCGAGCGAGTGGTCGTTCCTGCGATCCCGCCGCTGGGCCGGCTACCTCGCCCTCGTCGTGGTCTTCGCGATCGTGTGCTGCGCGCTCGGCATGTGGCAGTTCGCGCGCCGCGCCGAGGCCCGCGCCGAGATCTCGCGCATCGATGCGAACTACGACGCGCAGGCGATCCCGGTCGCCGACGCGCTGCCCGACCTCGAGGGGTTCGACGTCGACCAGCGCTGGCAGGTCGTCGCGCTCTCGGGCGAGTACCTCGCCGACGAGGAGGTCGTCGTGCGCAACCGCCCCGGTCAGGGCGGCTCGGGCTTCGAAGTGCTGACGCCCCTCCGGCTCGACGACGGCTCGGTGTTCATCGTCGACCGCGGCTGGGTCGCGCAGGGCTCCGACGGACGACCGGGCGAGTTCACCGCTCCCCCGGCCGGCCCCGTCGACGTCGAGGCCAGGCTGAAGGCCGGCGAGGGGCAGATCAACGGGCGCACCTCGGCCGGCGACGAGTTCGCCACGATCGACCTCGACGAACTCGCCGGGCGACTCCACGACCCGACCTACACCGGTGCGTACGGGCTGCTGATCCAGTCGGGTGCGGATGCCGCCGAGCCGCCGATCGCGGCCACCCGACCGCTCCGCGACGAGGGTCCGCACCTGTCGTACGCCCTGCAGTGGTTCGTCTTCGCGATCATGGGGTTCATCGGCCTCGCCTGGGCCGCGAACCGGGAGCGCAAGTCGATCGCCGAGGCATCCGGAGTGCAGCCCGACCGTCGTCGCCCCGTGCAGCGGCAGGTGAACCGCACCCAGCGCCGCGACTCGGACGCCGATCTCGAAGACGGCGTGCTGGATCGGCGTTAG
- a CDS encoding DUF3099 domain-containing protein, which produces MKQQSITSLPPSPEAERRSRMIRYSIAMAIRLLCIFAMLFVQGWWLAVCAVGAIVLPYIAVVLANVSGPGLGGAVERPGTIVPVSGSTPGTTAPPTNATGREAGADDPTGTEGERGDGSARMPRTDDDRNAA; this is translated from the coding sequence ATGAAGCAGCAATCGATCACGAGTCTGCCGCCCTCCCCCGAGGCGGAGCGGCGCTCGCGCATGATCAGGTACTCGATCGCCATGGCGATCAGGCTGCTCTGCATCTTCGCGATGCTGTTCGTGCAGGGCTGGTGGCTGGCCGTCTGCGCCGTCGGCGCGATCGTGCTGCCCTACATCGCGGTCGTCCTCGCCAACGTGAGCGGTCCGGGCCTCGGTGGTGCGGTCGAGCGGCCGGGCACCATCGTGCCGGTCAGCGGTTCGACGCCGGGCACGACCGCTCCGCCGACGAACGCCACCGGCCGCGAGGCGGGCGCCGACGACCCGACCGGTACCGAGGGTGAGCGCGGCGACGGCTCCGCGCGGATGCCGCGCACCGACGACGATCGGAACGCGGCGTGA
- a CDS encoding ABC-F family ATP-binding cassette domain-containing protein has product MLAVHDLEIRVGARVLMEHVNFRVSDGDKIGLVGRNGAGKTTLTKTLAGETLPTDGRIDRSGEIGYLPQDPRSGDPEMLARTRILDARGLGSIVLDMHQASIDMGSDDPVTAEKAMKKYGNLTDRFNALGGYAAEAEAASIASNLNLPDRILDQPLKTLSGGQRRRIELARILFSDASTMILDEPTNHLDADSVVWLREFLKGYKGGVIVISHDVVLVDEVVNRVFYLDANRSIIDVYNMGWKHYQRQRAADEERRKKERANAEKKAGVLQMQAARFGAKASKAAAAHQMVARAEKLLAGLDEVRAVDRVAKLRFPTPAPCGRTPITASDLSKSYGSLEIFTAVDLAIDRGSKVVIIGFNGAGKTTLLRILAGVDQPDTGTVEAGHGLRVGYYAQEHETIDVKRSVLENMVSSSPNLTETEARKVLGSFLFTGDDVHKPAGVLSGGEKTRLALAMIVVSGANVLLLDEPTNNLDPASRAEILDALAHYEGSVVLVSHDPGAVEALNPERVLIMPDGTEDHWSADYQELIELA; this is encoded by the coding sequence GTGCTCGCCGTTCACGATCTCGAGATCCGCGTCGGCGCACGCGTCCTGATGGAGCACGTGAACTTCCGCGTCTCCGACGGCGACAAGATCGGCCTCGTCGGCCGCAACGGCGCCGGCAAGACCACGCTCACGAAGACCCTCGCCGGCGAGACGCTGCCCACCGACGGCCGCATCGACCGGTCGGGCGAGATCGGCTACCTCCCGCAGGACCCCCGCTCCGGCGACCCCGAGATGCTCGCCCGTACCCGCATCCTCGACGCACGAGGCCTCGGCTCGATCGTGCTCGACATGCATCAGGCGTCCATCGACATGGGCAGTGACGACCCCGTGACCGCCGAGAAAGCGATGAAGAAGTACGGCAACCTGACCGACCGCTTCAACGCGCTCGGCGGATACGCGGCCGAGGCCGAGGCGGCGTCGATCGCCTCCAACCTGAACCTGCCCGACCGCATCCTCGACCAGCCCCTGAAGACCCTCTCGGGCGGTCAGCGCCGGCGCATCGAGCTCGCCCGCATCCTCTTCTCCGACGCGTCGACGATGATCCTCGACGAGCCCACGAACCACCTCGACGCCGACTCGGTCGTCTGGCTCCGCGAGTTCCTCAAGGGCTACAAGGGCGGCGTCATCGTCATCTCGCACGATGTCGTGCTCGTCGACGAGGTCGTGAACCGGGTGTTCTACCTCGACGCGAACCGCTCGATCATCGACGTCTACAACATGGGCTGGAAGCACTACCAGCGTCAGCGCGCCGCCGACGAGGAGCGCCGCAAGAAGGAGCGCGCCAACGCCGAGAAGAAGGCCGGCGTGCTGCAGATGCAAGCCGCCCGCTTCGGCGCGAAGGCCTCCAAGGCCGCCGCCGCCCACCAGATGGTCGCGCGCGCCGAGAAGCTCCTCGCGGGCCTCGACGAAGTGCGGGCCGTCGATCGGGTGGCGAAGCTGCGCTTCCCGACGCCCGCGCCCTGCGGACGCACCCCGATCACCGCGAGCGACCTGTCGAAGAGCTACGGCTCACTCGAGATCTTCACGGCCGTCGACCTCGCGATCGACCGGGGCTCGAAGGTCGTCATCATCGGATTCAACGGTGCCGGCAAGACCACGCTGCTCCGAATCCTCGCGGGTGTCGACCAGCCCGACACGGGCACGGTCGAGGCCGGGCACGGGCTGCGGGTGGGGTACTACGCCCAGGAGCACGAGACCATCGACGTCAAGCGCAGCGTGCTCGAGAACATGGTCAGCTCATCGCCGAACCTCACCGAGACCGAGGCGCGAAAGGTGCTCGGCTCGTTCCTGTTCACGGGCGACGACGTGCACAAGCCCGCCGGCGTGCTCTCGGGCGGCGAGAAGACCCGACTGGCACTGGCCATGATCGTCGTCTCGGGTGCGAACGTGCTGCTCCTCGACGAGCCCACGAACAACCTCGACCCCGCGAGCCGCGCCGAGATCCTCGACGCGCTCGCGCACTACGAGGGCTCCGTCGTGCTCGTCTCGCACGACCCCGGAGCCGTCGAGGCCCTGAACCCCGAGCGGGTGCTCATCATGCCCGACGGCACCGAAGACCACTGGAGCGCCGACTACCAGGAGCTCATCGAGCTGGCCTAA